From a single Calothrix sp. NIES-2098 genomic region:
- a CDS encoding high light inducible protein has translation MTNATKVVTAPVVEDRNAWRWGFTPQAEIWNGRLAMIGFLAAALIELFSGKGFLHFWGIL, from the coding sequence ATGACAAATGCAACAAAAGTAGTGACTGCTCCTGTAGTGGAAGATCGTAACGCTTGGCGCTGGGGCTTTACCCCACAAGCAGAAATTTGGAACGGTCGTTTAGCGATGATTGGTTTTTTAGCAGCAGCTTTAATTGAACTGTTCTCTGGTAAAGGCTTTCTACACTTTTGGGGTATTCTCTAA